Part of the Streptococcaceae bacterium ESL0687 genome is shown below.
TTCCAAGGTCACTTGCAAATTCAAGTGATTGTTCGGGAGAAAAGTCAAAGAAGGCTGTAAATCCTAATAGCTGTAGGCCAATAGTATAAAATACGTCCCAAGAAAGTTTACTTGAGCTGGCTAAAAAGTCCAGGTAACTTTCCTTGTTGCTAGCTAGTAGAGTTGATAAGTCATAGGGAATTTTGGCTAAAAAAGAGCTAAAAAGTTCTTTATTGTCTGCTTGAAGACTAGTATCAAATCCTAATTCTTTTAGTTCGTTAATTTTTTCTTCCATGCTTTTTTCAACAATGGAAAATTGGTTAAATTTCATTTACTTACCTTTCTTTTGTAAAGATTAAGATGATTATAACATAGCTAAAAATAATTGGTAAAATTAAGCGTTTACAATCCTGATAATGCTTTACAAATGTATTTTAACTTGTTAGAATAACTTGAATTTAAAAATTTTTGGAGGTTTTTTTTTATGGATGTAACATGGACAGTCAAGTACATCACTGAGTTCATTGGTACTGCTTTACTTATTATTTTAGGTAACGGAGCAGTAGCTAACGTGGACCTTAAAGGTACTAAAGGTTTTGCTTCAGGTTGGATGACTATCGCTTGGGGATACGGTATGGGTGTAATGATCCCAGCACTTATGTTTGGTAACGTTTCAGGTAACCACATTAACCCAGCTTTCACACTTGGTTTAGCAGTATCTGGCTTCTTCCCATGGGCACACGTTTTACCATACATCGTAGCTCAAGTTTTTGGTGCTATGTTCGGACAACTTGTACTAGTTTCAGTATACCGTCCTTACTTCCTTAAGACTGAGAACTCAAACCACGTTCTAGGAACATTCTCAACTATTGATAACCTAGATAACGGTACTGTTGAATCTCGTCGTCCAGCACTTATTAACGGTTTCCTAAATGAGTTTGTTGGATCATTTGTTCTTTTCTTTGGAGCAATGGGTCTTACTAAAAACTTCTTTGGAGCTGAAGTTACTAAATCAGTAACAGGTTTAATCGAAGCTCAAGGTCAAAAACTAAGCGAAATGAGCATCGACCAACAAGTACAATCAGGTATCGCAACTATCTTAGGTGGCGGACACGGTTCTGTAGCAGTAGCCCACATGGGACTTGGATTCCTAGTTATGGCTCTAGTAGCAGCTCTTGGAGGACCTACTGGACCTGGACTTAACCCAGCGCGTGACTTTGGACCTCGTTTGGTTCACTTCCTACTACCAAAATCAATCCTTGGTGAAGCTAAGGCTGATAGCAAATGGTGGTATGCATGGGCTCCAGTTGTAGCACCAATTCTTGCAAGTATCGCTGCAGTAGCATTATTCAAAATTCTATATATCTAATGAATTTTAGCCAATCTTAGGATTGGCTTTTTTGCATCAAAAAAACTCCTAAATTTAGGAGTTTTTAGTTTATATACAAGAGAGTCAGAAGTGTAACCATTGTATTCCATAAGGCATGGACACTCATATTGACATAGAAATTTCGGTACTCATAATAAAGCATGGTTAGCACAATTGACATTGAAAGGTAAATAAGTAAACTTCCAAGATCAGTCGGTCCGTGCATGAGGGCAAAGACTGCAATTGCTAAAAGGGCTGCGATTTTAGGGTGCTTGGGTGATAGAAGTTCAAAAATACCAACCCTAAAAACTAATTCTTCAAAGAAACCAGCTGAAATGGTACAGATGGCAAAAATAATTGCAGGTGAGCTAGCCATAAGAGAATTTAAATCTGTTTGATTAGCAGTTTCAGATGTTCCTAGTTGGCTGGCTAAACTATTGGCAATCATTGAAACAACGAAGAGACAGGCAAAACCAATTCCAATTTTTTTAAAATCCAGATATGATTTGGAGAATTTTGGAATAATTTTAAGTCCCCTTGCATAAAAGTAGGTTACAAAAAATAAAAGACCAAAGGCTGCAAAAAAGATTAGGTAGTCAAGGCTATCATATTTGGCCTGCTTGCGGATTTCAGGAATTAAAATCATAAGCGGCAGAGGTACCTGACTTAGGATAAATAAAGGTATCCAATTTAATTTTTTTAAAAACATTTTCATTGCTCCATTCTATCAGAGATTCCTTTTTTTGTACATAAAAAAGGGAATTAGATGAAAAAATAGGGGTAAATTATTATATTATCTAAATTTACTGATAATAGAAATATTTAGAAATATAATGTAAAACAAAAAATACATTAATTTCTTTGACAAAATGATTATTTATACATACAATGTATAAGGTATTTGTGTGCTTCTGCACATTTAATAGGCTTTAACCGAACAATGAGGAGACATGATGAATAAAATAATAGAGGAAATTAAAAATTTTATCCCTAGCGTGCGAGTGAACAATCGGGACTTAAATATTGAATTTTACCGCCAGGTTTTTGGGTTAAAGAATTTATATGAAGAAAATTCAATTGCGGTATTTGGGGGACATGTAAACAAGAGTGAAAAATTTATTCTTGAAGAGTCACCAGCAACACGTACTAGGGCAGTTTCAGATGGTATTAAAAAATTAAAGAGATTAGTGATTAAGGCTGATCCTTGTGAAATTACAGAACTTATAAAATTAAATTCAAAAAAATTATCAAAGATTTACAAGGGTGAAAAAGGCTATGCTTTTGAAGCAATCTCTCCGGAAAATGATTTAGTTTTAATCCACGGAGAAGATGATTCTAAAAAATTAGAAGAAATTGATTTACAGCTTGAAAGCCTAGAATCTCTTAAAGATGATTTTAAGGGCCTATCTGATTATGAAATCGCTGAAATAGATATTAATGTTTTAAATGTATCTGAGGCTATGGATTTTTACAGTCATGTCTTTGGAGTTAACGGCCAAGAAAATACTATAGAATTACCCTTTATTAAACTTAATTTCTTTGAAGCAGAAGGCAAAGATTTACAGGCTGAATTTGATCAAACATGGGATTTAGAAATATTTGAATTTAAGGTTCCAACTGACTTTGATTTAAGGGAAGCAGCTGAACGCTTTGAGGAAATGGGTTATGATTGTCATGTTAACAAGCAGGAAAGAATTTTAACCATGACTGACAAATCAGGCATTGAAAACTGGATCATGAAGGACAAAGTGAAGGTTTAAGATGAAAGAAACCATCAAATTAATTAAAGAATATATAGCGTCTGGCGTTTTTCCAGGCGCTTCTTTTGCAACTATCAACAAGGGTCAAATTCATAATTACTATCTGGGCCTCCAACAAAATTTCCCCTATCC
Proteins encoded:
- a CDS encoding type II CAAX endopeptidase family protein: MFLKKLNWIPLFILSQVPLPLMILIPEIRKQAKYDSLDYLIFFAAFGLLFFVTYFYARGLKIIPKFSKSYLDFKKIGIGFACLFVVSMIANSLASQLGTSETANQTDLNSLMASSPAIIFAICTISAGFFEELVFRVGIFELLSPKHPKIAALLAIAVFALMHGPTDLGSLLIYLSMSIVLTMLYYEYRNFYVNMSVHALWNTMVTLLTLLYIN
- a CDS encoding aquaporin family protein: MDVTWTVKYITEFIGTALLIILGNGAVANVDLKGTKGFASGWMTIAWGYGMGVMIPALMFGNVSGNHINPAFTLGLAVSGFFPWAHVLPYIVAQVFGAMFGQLVLVSVYRPYFLKTENSNHVLGTFSTIDNLDNGTVESRRPALINGFLNEFVGSFVLFFGAMGLTKNFFGAEVTKSVTGLIEAQGQKLSEMSIDQQVQSGIATILGGGHGSVAVAHMGLGFLVMALVAALGGPTGPGLNPARDFGPRLVHFLLPKSILGEAKADSKWWYAWAPVVAPILASIAAVALFKILYI
- a CDS encoding peptidase, with protein sequence MNKIIEEIKNFIPSVRVNNRDLNIEFYRQVFGLKNLYEENSIAVFGGHVNKSEKFILEESPATRTRAVSDGIKKLKRLVIKADPCEITELIKLNSKKLSKIYKGEKGYAFEAISPENDLVLIHGEDDSKKLEEIDLQLESLESLKDDFKGLSDYEIAEIDINVLNVSEAMDFYSHVFGVNGQENTIELPFIKLNFFEAEGKDLQAEFDQTWDLEIFEFKVPTDFDLREAAERFEEMGYDCHVNKQERILTMTDKSGIENWIMKDKVKV